Proteins encoded by one window of Channa argus isolate prfri chromosome 1, Channa argus male v1.0, whole genome shotgun sequence:
- the kif11 gene encoding kinesin-like protein KIF11 isoform X4 yields MASNNLSGVKREEKGRNIQVVVRCRPFNTVERKSSYGVVDCDQNRKEVMIKTGGVNDKASRKTYTFDMVFGPAAKQIDVYRSVVCPILDEVIMGYNCTVFAYGQTGTGKTFTMEGERSPDEQFTWEEDPLAGIIPRTLHQIFEKLSENGTEFSVKVSLLEIYNEELFDLLSPSEDVNERLQLFDDPRNKRGVVVKGLEEVTVHNKDEVYQILERGAAKRRTASTLMNAYSSRSHSVFSVTIHMKEITLDGEELVKIGKLNLVDLAGSENIGRSGAVDKRAREAGNINQSLLTLGRVITALVEKRPHVPYRESKLTRILQDSLGGRTKTSIIATVSPSSSNLEETLSTLEYASRAKNIMNKPEVNQKLTKRTLIKEYTEEIERLKRDLAATRDKNGVYLSSENYEGMKSQITAHEEQIAEYTDKIAAMEEELKKVTELFVDSKTKLEQCTIDLDEKQQRLEETSRDLQHTKVKLSQEEFICSELSSVQETLYNTAGQLLNTVDASTSDVSGLHDKLERKKRVEQHNWQIQQSFAQRMAGAFSTMQRCVQEEGAKHQDMLSSYSQAIDGLLVTNEAALKGALTTVECFVGGVGQLVAEGVARCKERVQQQEVQCLQDKESLLQLLEEHQQDMEEVLVNRTQMGLSAVKELSETLKASVETHRALAHKVEAMKEFGLFFSGLVQELAGLRVSTVQGLTSLQAEHDKLEDEIRQAQERHETGMKRTIQCLQDQFNLLVMESQKDYASLRLTSKTLQKPIQTIHDNINSGCSTVEHQLSTQADLLSSTSSSLASSLRLNAEESSQTLEEMTGCTSHLQSSVSGLVERGLQWSSRAREHADAQAQEGLSLIQKISTEAQTLHQSLETCCTEQLQTAEEQFSGQQKEVKQALAAVQNKASVDQTLLDQQQAELQEHLETSQQLVYSFLQDELQQDVPTGTTPQRREFVYPRQLTKSKTRSELLESLRIQQEDLQAALEEEDGELEEEDKESQDSLEDELSTCNESVATEPSFIDENLVFNESKRVPFFKKKGGKKETKIPARPKASENEASTPQRSRLPLRCQN; encoded by the exons ATGGCTTCAAACAACCTGAGCGGAGTTAAACGGGAGGAAAAGGGAAGGAACATCCAGGTCGTCGTCAGATGCAG GCCTTTTAACACTGTGGAGCGTAAGTCGTCCTATGGGGTCGTCGACTGTGATCAAAACAGGAAGGAGGTGATGATTAAGACCGGAGGGGTGAACGACAAGGCGTCACGAAAAACCTACACTTTTGACATG GTGTTTGGTCCAGCTGCCAAACAGATTGATGTGTACAGGAGCGTCGTTTGCCCCATTCTCGATGAAGTCATCATGGGATACAACTGCACAGTTTTTGC CTACGGtcagacaggaacaggaaagaCATTCACcatggagggagagaggagtCCAGATGAGCAGTTCACATGGGAGGAG GATCCTCTAGCCGGCATCATCCCAAGAACGCTGCACCAGATCTTTGAGAAACTTTCGGAGAATGGCACTGAGTTCTCTGTCAAAGTCTCCCTGCTGGAGATTTACAACGAGGAGCTGTTTGACCTGCTCAGCCCCAGCGAGGACGTCAACGAGCGACTGCAGCTGTTCGATGACCCGCGCAATAAG CGTGGTGTGGTGGTGAAGGGTCTGGAGGAGGTGACTGTTCACAACAAAGATGAAGTTTATCAGATTCTGGAGAGGGGAGCAGCCAAGAGGAGAACAGCCTCTACGCTCATGAACGCCTATTCCAG TCGCTCACACTCAGTGTTCTCAGTCACTATTCACATGAAAGAGATTACTCTGGATGGTGAGGAGCTGGTGAAGATCGGCAAACTCAACCTG GTGGATCTTGCCGGCAGCGAGAACATCGGGCGTTCAGGTGCAGTGGACAAGCGAGCTCGCGAGGCAGGAAACATCAACCAGTCTCTGTTGACGTTGGGCCGAGTGATCACTGCCCTGGTGGAGAAGAGGCCTCACGTCCCCTATAG AGAATCAAAGCTTACTAGAATCCTGCAGGACTCCCTGGGAGGACGAACAAAAACTTCCATCATTGCCACAGTGTCTCCGTCATCCAGCAACCTGGAA GAGACCTTGAGCACTCTGGAATATGCCAGCAGGGCCAAGAACATCATGAACAAACCTGAAGTTAACCAGAAACTCACAAAGAGGACGCTCATCAAG GAATACACAGAGGAGATCGAGCGGCTGAAGCGAGACCTGGCTGCCACTCGAGACAAGAATGGAGTTTATTTGTCTTCAGAAAACTACGA GGGTATGAAGAGTCAGATCACTGCTCACGAGGAGCAGATTGCAGAGTACACCGACAAGATTGCTGCCATGGAGGAGGAGCTCAAGAAG GTGACTGAGCTGTTTGTGGACAGTAAAACCAAACTGGAGCAGTGCACCATCGACCTGGATGAGAAGCAGCAGAG gcTGGAGGAGACAAGCAGAGACCTGCAGCACACTAAAGTGAAGCTGAGTCAGGAGGAGTTTATCTGCTCTGAGCTCTCATCTGTCCAGGAAACCCTTTACAACACTGCCGGACAG CTGCTGAACACTGTGGATGCCAGCACTAGTGATGTTTCAGGTCTCCACGACAAGCTGGAGAGGAAGAAACGG GTGGAGCAGCACAACTGGCAGATCCAGCAGAGCTTTGCTCAGCGGATGGCGGGAGCGTTCAGCACTATGCAGCGCTGTGTTCAGGAGGAAGGAGCTAAACATCAGGACATGCTGAGCAGCTACTCACAGGCCATCG ACGGTTTGCTTGTGACAAACGAAGCCGCTCTAAAAGGAGCTCTGACCACCGTCGAGTGCTTTGTGGGGGGAGTCGGTCAGCTGGTGGCTGAGGGCGTGGCTCGCTGTAAGGAGAGagtgcagcagcaggaggtgCAGTGTCTGCAGGATAAGGAGAGTCTTCTGCAGCTGCTG GAAGAGCATCAACAGGACATGGAGGAAGTCCTGGTGAATCGGACTCAAATGGGTTTATCAGCTGTTAAAGAGCTCAGTGAGACTCTGAAAGCCTCAGTGGAGACGCATCGAGCTCTGGCTCACAAG GTTGAAGCGATGAAGGAGTTTGGTCTGTTTTTCAGCGGCTTGGTGCAGGAGCTGGCAGGGCTGCGGGTGTCCACTGTGCAGGGCCTGACCTCTCTGCAGGCTGAACACGACAAGCTGGAGGATGAGATCAGACAGGCTCAGGAGAGACACGAGACC GGTATGAAGCGAACCATCCAGTGTCTGCAGGACCAgttcaacctgctggtcatgGAGTCCCAGAAGGACTACGCTAGTCTACGCTTGACCTCTAAAACTCTGCAGAAACCCATACAGACCATCCATGACAATATCAACAG TGGTTGCAGTACAGTAGAGCATCAGCTGTCAACCCAGGCAGACCTCCTCTCCTCTACCAGCTCGTCCCTTGCCTCCTCGTTGCGTCTGAATGCAGAGGAGAGCTCGCAGACACTCGAAGAGATGACAGGCTGCACCTCCCACCTCCAAAGCTCTGTGTCTG GTCTGGTGGAACGTGGCCTCCAGTGGAGCTCCAGAGCCAGGGAGCATGCAGATGCTCAAGCCCAGGAAGGCCTCTCACTCATACAGAAAATTTCCACAGAAGCACAGACACTGCATCAg AGCTTGGAGACATGCTGCACAGAGCAGCTCCAGACAGCTGAAGAGCAGTTTTCTGGCCAACAGAAGGAGGTAAAACAGGCTCTGGCTGCTGTGCAGAACAAGGCGTCAGTGGATCAGACTCTCCTGGACCAGCAGCAGGCTGAGCTTCAGGAACACTTGGAGACAAGCCAACAGCTGGTCTACAGCTTCCTGCAGGATGAGCTGCAGCAAGATGTTCCCACtg GCACGACCCCTCAGCGTCGGGAATTTGTGTATCCAAGGCAGCTGACGAAGTCAAAGacccgcagcgagctgctggaGAGCCTGAGGATACAGCAGGAGGATCTGCAGGCTGCCTTGGAAGAGGAGGATggggagctggaggaggaggacaaggaAAGCCAG